A region of the Bryobacteraceae bacterium genome:
TGGGCGGCGATCCGGTGCTGTTCCAGCACTTCTTCTGGTTCTACTCGCACCCGGCCGTCTACATCATGATCCTGCCGGCGATGGCGGTGATCAGCGAAGTGATCCCCACGTTCTCGAAGAAGACGATCTTCGGTTACAAGGCGATTGCGTTTTCGTCGGTCGCCATTGCACTGCTAGGATTTCTCGTCTGGGCGCACCACATGTTTGTCGCCGGCATGAGCCTGTTTGCGGGCGCGATCTTCAGCTTCCTGACCTTCTTCATCGCCGTGCCCTCGGCGATCAAGGTCTTCAACTGGATCGCCACCATGTGGCGCGGCTCCATTGCGCTGGAAGCGCCGATGCTGCACGCCATCAGCTTCCTGCTCATCTTCACCATTGGCGGGCTGACCGGGCTGTTTCTGGCGGCGCTTTCCACCGACGTGCACCTGCATGACACCTACTTCGTGGTCGCCCACTTCCATTACGTGATGGCCGGATCGAACCTCATCGCCCTGCTGGCCGGCATGCATTACTGGTGGCCCAAAATGTTCGGGCGGATGTACAACCGAAGGCTCGCCGCCATCGCGAGCGCGATCATCTTCGTCGGTTTCAACCTGACGTTCCTGCCGCAATTCGTTCTGGGTAGCCGCGGCATGCCGCGCCGCTACTTCAACTACCTGCCGCAGTTCCAGGATCTGCATGTGGTTTCCACGGTGGGAAGCTGGGTGCTGGCCGCCGGCCTGTTCCTGACGGCCGCCTACCTGCTGGCCTCCTTCCGCCAGCCGAAGGGAATGCCCGCGAATCCCTGGGGCGGCCGCACGCTCGAATGGGAGACGCCCTCGCCTCCCACCACCCACAACTTTGAGGGCCAGCCGGTGCTTCAGCACGGGCCTTACGACTACCGGCCGGAGCCTGCGCCCGTGGGCGTGAAGGAAATGGCCCACTAGAGACAGAAGCGAGAGTCAGCTACCATGAGTACCCTCACGTCTTCCGCGCATCCGCATGCTGACCACGGCCATACGCCGTTTCTCCAGCACCACTTCCGCGAGATGTCCCAGCAGTTCGATGCCGCCAAGATCGGCATGTGGCTGTTTCTCGTCACCGAGGTGTTGCTGTTCGGCGGCCTGTTCGTCGGCTACGGCATCATGCACGCCCGCCATCCGGAGGCGTTCATGGCCGCCCATCATCACCTGGACCGCACGCTGGGAGCACTGAACACGGTCGTGCTGCTCATCTCCAGCTTCACGATGGTGATGTCGGTGTGGGCGGCGCAGACGGACAGGAAAAAACTGCTGATCCTGTTCCTGCTTCTTACGCTGATGTGCGCCGGCGTATTCATGGTGGTGAAATATTTCGAATACAGCCACAAATTCCACGAGGGGCTGCTGCCCGGCAAATATTATTCCCACAAGGGCGACACCGTGCCGGGGCAGTTCATGTTCTTCAGTTTTTATTTCATGATGACCGGCCTGCACGGCATCCACGTGCTCGCCGGGATGGTGGCCATCACATGGCTGCTGGTGCGCGCCATCAAGGGCCATTTTTCCAGCGAATATTACTCGCCGGTCGAAATCACCGGCCTGTACTGGCACCTGGTGGATCTCATCTGGATCTACCTGTTCCCGCTGATGTACCTGATTTCGTAAGGAGGCCCGCGCATCCATGGCACACCTGAATGAACACACCCATCCGGTCACTCCTCCAAAGACGTACGCGCTGGTGCTTCTGGCGCTGCTCGTGCTCACGTTCATCACCGTGCAGGCTTCCTACATTGACTTCGGCCCCTGGAACACGGTCGTGGCGTTGGTCATCGCCTCAGCCAAAGGGTCGCTGGTGGCGCTTTTCTTCATGCACCTGCGGCATGACCGCTTCAATGCGGTAATCTTCGTGGGCGGGTTGCTGTTCCTGGCGATTTTCCTCATCTGGACGCTGTTTGACATTGCCAACCGTCAGCCGGTTCTTCCCAGCAATCTGAAGACGCCGATCCAGGAGTTTCCCGGCGCGCCGCTCAACGGTCCGGTGCGGCCCAGCACTGGCCAGCCGCGCGGCACGGCTCAATAGCGCATTCGGGGGCAGTGTAGGCGCTGCCCCTCCTGCGCCTTCATTTCTGCTGTTTCGGATCCTCGCCGCGCGGCGGTTTCCACGTCCCTGGTTTAATCCAGCGGAATCTCCCTCAGCTCCACTGTCGTCTGCTCGCCCGCTTTGAGCCTGACGGGAATTCCCTCACGAGCGACCTCTTCCAGATAGGACAGATCCGCCAGCCTCGTTCCATCGGCCGCGCAGGCGCCCGCCAGCCGGTATTCGCCCGGTGCCACCGGAAAGAAAACCGCCTGTCCGGCAGAATCCATCTCGCGGATCGAGAACACCGGCCCCAGAACACGGCGGGCAGGGTCATACAGGACGGCGAACCAGGGAGCACAGGCTTCTGCCGGTTTTCCCGCCGATGAGCGAATCACGGTGAGGCGCGCGCCGTCAGTGCGAAGCGTGATTGTCACCTGTTCAGAGCTTCCTTCCGCCAGCACGACGCCGTCCTTGGCATCCGTGCCAAAGCTCGTCCGGATGGCAGCCGGATACAACTGGTTCAATGCCTGGCCCGTCACGGAAAGGACGTAGCGCCCGGAATGGCCCGCCTCCATCTGAAACGCACCATCCGGCCCAATCTGCGCCAGGGGACGCCCGTATTCGGCGTAATAAGCCCGCATCATCAGGCCAACCTGCTGAAGCCACGGGCCGGCATTTTCGGCATCTGGACCTTCAACGACAATCCTGCCGCGAAGCACCGCCGGGGGCCGGAAATGTAGCTCCAGATCCTCCACGTCGCGCTCCGTCAAGTCCACTTCTGCCGAAGCGTACAGCGTCAGACGCGGATTGTCGGGCGTCCCCAAATATGTCGCCGAAAGCTCATACCGCGCCGGAGGCATTCCTTCGACGTGGATCTTGCCAGGCTGCGGACGCAGACGGGTTTGACGCATCATCTGGGGCTGCCATTCCGAGTCCGCCAGACGGATTGTGAGAATCAATTGTTCAGCGGTACGGCCGTCGGGCAGCATAGCTTGGCCACGGATGCTTCGCGCCGGCACGATCGGCAGCCGGATACGGATGTCTCTCAGCTCCTGTCCCGGAGCCAGCGTGAGCACCTGTGCCTGTTCCGGCCGTTGAGCATTCGGGTACAGGAGCGGCGCATGGACCCTTCCTGACTGGGCCGTCATCATCGAGCCAGCTGTGGGGGGCAATGCCTGAAGAATGTACCGGCCCGGCAGGATGCCGCTTATGCGGAACTCTCCACGGTCGTCGGTCGTCGCCGGCGGCCCGCCCGGCGTCCAACGGAGCCACCGGTCCACCCAGGTCTGCCGGAGGAGCGACACCAGCACGCCCTGCACCGGTTCGTCTTCCTCATCGACGACGCGGCCGCTCACAACGGCGAGCGGCGCCAGCGCATAACGCAGGCCGCGCACCGGCGCGCCGCCCTTCACTTCAATGAGCCAGGGAGAAAAGCCCGGCCGCATGACGTCGGGCGTCATGCTCTGCCGCTGAAGGAGGACCCGGTACGTGCCCTCTGGAACATTTTCCAGCCGGAATGTTCCGTCGGCCGCGGTGACCGCCGCCAGCGGCGCCGTGCCCGCTGCCGGCATGGGCGGCGGAGGGAACAGCCGCGCCGCGGCTCCTGTGTCCGGATCGGTCCTGGATCGCCACGGCACGAGCAGAACCTCGGCTCGCCGGACCGGCTCGCCCGTCAGCGCGTTCAGAATGACACCTTCGACTGCCGCGCCTTTCCGCGCTGACGCTTCCTGCGCCGGCACGGACCCGGCGATCACGAAAAGCGTGAATAAGCGGATCCACCCCAGCGCGGCGTGGCCGCTCCGCCGCCGGAACGTTCCGGACCGCGCCCGGGGAACGCACTGCATGTTGTGGGCTGCCATGACGAAATTTCTTTCGGGAGCCGACAAACGCCCTGCCAATTCCAGCGGAAATGCCATGGCATTATTTCGCTCGTTGAGGTTGAAGTCAACCGGGAAACACCAGCCGCATGGACGGTGGGCGGCATGCGCCTCCTGAAGAGCCGGTTTCCTCGCTGCTCCAGGTCTGCCTCAGCGGTGGCTGGAAAAGCCAGCCTTGTGCGGAGTGGCATGAAGCAGCGACAAGGTAAGAAAAAACCAGGAGGGGTATGGTCGGGGCGGCAGGATTTGAACCTGCGACCCCCTGCGCCCAAGGCAGGTGCGCTACCAGGCTGCGCCACGCCCCGACCGTGCGTGCTTCTTCAATTCTAAAACACCGGTTCAGGCCGCGCCGTGCGTGGGGGCGGTGTCGGCGCCGTCGAGCGTTGGTGCCCGAGACGGCGCGCTCCGGCCCGCCCCCTCCGGCGCGGAAACCGGTCACAACACGGTGAGACACGGTTCCGTGCGGCATGGTATAGTGAAAGTGTCCGCGGAGTGCGGGGACGTAGTTCAGTTGGTTAGAACGCCGGCCTGTCACGTCGGAGGTCGCGGGTTCGAGCCCCGTCGTCCCCGCCATTTTCATTTCTGCTGAGTCCTCCATCCCCTCCCCGAAGTTCCCGCCGCTGTTCCCACGAAAACCCCCATCGATTCACAGGGGCGGTGTCGGACGTTCCGCGCCAGTCAGGCCGAGTCCCGGCCAGTTCGGGTCCGCCTCCGGATTTGGTTGAGGCAGCCGCGCGCCGGCCTGCCGAAGCCAGCTGTGAAGCGCCAGGCCCAGTCTGCGTGCAAGGGCAGGCTCGCGCCCGGCGAGGTTCCGCTGCTCGCCGGGATCATTGCGGAGGTTGTAGAGTTCGCGGCGTTCTCCAGCGTAAAACTCGATCAGTTTCCAGTCCCCATCGCGGACCGCGCTGGCGGGTTCGCCGCCCTGATTCGAGTAATGCGGATAGTGCCAGAACAGGGGCCGGGACGGCAGCGGCCGGCCTTCGAGCGCCGGCACAAGGCTCAGGCCGTCCACCCCACGCGCACGCAGCCCGGCGGCCTCGCATAGGGTCGGACAGAGGTCGATGCTGGCGACCGGCGTCTCGATGGAGATCCCGCCGCGTGCGACTCCCGGCCACCGGACGATCAGCGGCACGCGGATGCCACCCTCATACACATGCCCCTTGCCGGCCCGCAGCGGGGAGTTGTCCGTCACGCGCTCCGTGGACCTGCCCTCAAAGCAGAGCCCGCCATTGTCGCTGGTGAGGATGACCATCGTGTTGCCGGCCAGCCCGTTTTGTTCCAGCGCCGCCATCACGCGGCCCACGCTTTCGTCGAACGTCTCCACCATGGCGGCGTAGACCGGATGGTAGCGCCCCTGCGCGCGGACGCGGTGTTTTTCGACAAGCGTCTCGGGCGCGCCGAGCGGGATGTGCACGGTGAAGTGAGCCAGCAGCAGAAAAAACGGATTCTGGCGGTTTTGTTCGATAAACGCGATTGCGGCGTCCGTCAGCTTCTCGGTGAGAAAGTCGCCCTCGCTCCCTTTCAGCCCGGGAAGATCGAACGGCCCGAAGTAAGGCCGGGGCCCGGGCGGCGGGCTTCCGCTGGCGGTGCCGCCGATGTTGAGATCGAACCCCTGGTCAGTGGGCAGAAAGCCCGGGCCGCCCAGGTGCCACTTGCCGATGCTCGCTGAGCGATAGCCGAGCGGGCGGAGCCGCTCGGGGATCGTCGTCTCGTCGAGCGCCAGTTGCCGCGGCACGGCCGGAGTGATGAGCGGCCCGCGCTCAGGCCAGCGGCGGCCGGGGATCCAGTCCGTCACGCCCGTGCGGGCCGGATATTTCCCGGTCAGGATGCTGGCGCGCGTCGGCGAGCAGACGGGCGCGGCCGCGTAGCTGTGCGTGAAGCGGACGCCCTCGGCGGCCAGGCGGTCGATGTGCGGGGTGGAAAAATACGGGTTGCCGTAACAGGCCAGGTCGCGCCAGCCGAGATCGTCAGCAAGGATCAGGACGATGTTCGGACGCGACCGCTGCCGCGGCGCGCCCACGAGCGCGCCCCCTGCGGCGGCGAGGAATTCGCGTCGGCCCAACATGGCTTCAATTTACCCCGCGCCAACTGCCCCGGCGTCTACAGTGCGGCCAGCGTCTCCAGGTCCACGTTGCCGCCGCTGAGGACGATGCCCACCCGGCGGAACGAGCCGGGGAGCTTGCCGGCGAGCACTGCCGCCGCGCCGACGGCGCCGCTCGGCTCCACCACGAGCTTCATCCTGGTGAGGATGAATTTCGCCGCCTCGCGGATCTCCTGTTCGCTCACCAGGAGCACGCCGTCGACCAGCCTCCGGATGATGGGGAAGTTCCACTGTCCCGGCTTCGTCGTTCGAAGACCGTCGGCGATGGTG
Encoded here:
- the cyoC gene encoding cytochrome c oxidase subunit III, with protein sequence MSTLTSSAHPHADHGHTPFLQHHFREMSQQFDAAKIGMWLFLVTEVLLFGGLFVGYGIMHARHPEAFMAAHHHLDRTLGALNTVVLLISSFTMVMSVWAAQTDRKKLLILFLLLTLMCAGVFMVVKYFEYSHKFHEGLLPGKYYSHKGDTVPGQFMFFSFYFMMTGLHGIHVLAGMVAITWLLVRAIKGHFSSEYYSPVEITGLYWHLVDLIWIYLFPLMYLIS
- the coxA1 gene encoding cytochrome c oxidase subunit 1, with translation MSEGVLHAGAGHAVQHADYLEEPRGLWSWLTTVDHKRIGLMYMWSVLFFFLVGGIFALLIRLELLTPRQTVMDAETYNRVFTLHGAIMTFLVIIPAIPAALGNFALPLLIGARDVAFPRLNLASLYIYWTGAAMAVATLALGGVDTGWTFYTPYSTTTGGGVSLMVLAAFVLGFSSIFTGVNFIATIHKLRAPGMGWFEMPLFAWGMYATAIIQILATPVLGITLLLIVMERVLGVGIFDPQLGGDPVLFQHFFWFYSHPAVYIMILPAMAVISEVIPTFSKKTIFGYKAIAFSSVAIALLGFLVWAHHMFVAGMSLFAGAIFSFLTFFIAVPSAIKVFNWIATMWRGSIALEAPMLHAISFLLIFTIGGLTGLFLAALSTDVHLHDTYFVVAHFHYVMAGSNLIALLAGMHYWWPKMFGRMYNRRLAAIASAIIFVGFNLTFLPQFVLGSRGMPRRYFNYLPQFQDLHVVSTVGSWVLAAGLFLTAAYLLASFRQPKGMPANPWGGRTLEWETPSPPTTHNFEGQPVLQHGPYDYRPEPAPVGVKEMAH
- a CDS encoding sulfatase: MLGRREFLAAAGGALVGAPRQRSRPNIVLILADDLGWRDLACYGNPYFSTPHIDRLAAEGVRFTHSYAAAPVCSPTRASILTGKYPARTGVTDWIPGRRWPERGPLITPAVPRQLALDETTIPERLRPLGYRSASIGKWHLGGPGFLPTDQGFDLNIGGTASGSPPPGPRPYFGPFDLPGLKGSEGDFLTEKLTDAAIAFIEQNRQNPFFLLLAHFTVHIPLGAPETLVEKHRVRAQGRYHPVYAAMVETFDESVGRVMAALEQNGLAGNTMVILTSDNGGLCFEGRSTERVTDNSPLRAGKGHVYEGGIRVPLIVRWPGVARGGISIETPVASIDLCPTLCEAAGLRARGVDGLSLVPALEGRPLPSRPLFWHYPHYSNQGGEPASAVRDGDWKLIEFYAGERRELYNLRNDPGEQRNLAGREPALARRLGLALHSWLRQAGARLPQPNPEADPNWPGLGLTGAERPTPPL